Proteins found in one Thalassomonas actiniarum genomic segment:
- the nuoF gene encoding NADH-quinone oxidoreductase subunit NuoF, with product MIKAPDKPLTSLVNLEQPLSIEGYIEAGGYQGAEKALHHLSRAEVLTLVEDSTLKGRGGAGFPTGMKWKCVPMYEPGDINAPECKYLVCNADEMEPGTFKDRVLLEGVPHQLIEAMIIAAYTIGAEKAYIFLRGEYHLAARRLQQAIDEAYRNNWLGEKIQGTDVHLDLYLHSSAGRYICGEETALINALEGKRANPRAKPPFPQFSGLFGKPTVVNNVETLSNLPHILKHGADWFKGLSPDSDAGTKIYAACGRVKTPGTWELPMGATIRELLYDHGGGMLDGLKLKGLLPGGASTDFLLPEHLDTPMDFNSIAKAGSRLGTGGLIVLDDHNCPVSMVLNLLQFFAQESCGWCTPCRDGTPWAVEVLSRIEQGQGNKEDLDTLAKLCDFMWLGKTHCALAPGAVEPLKSALKYFHDDFEQHIDQGCCPYHGGH from the coding sequence ATGATTAAAGCCCCTGATAAGCCGTTAACTTCTCTGGTTAATTTGGAGCAACCCTTATCAATCGAAGGTTATATAGAGGCTGGCGGCTATCAGGGGGCGGAAAAAGCCCTGCATCACCTTAGCCGGGCCGAGGTTCTGACCCTGGTGGAAGACTCCACCCTCAAAGGCCGGGGTGGCGCCGGTTTTCCCACCGGCATGAAGTGGAAATGCGTGCCTATGTATGAGCCGGGAGATATCAATGCCCCCGAGTGTAAATACCTGGTATGCAATGCCGATGAAATGGAGCCGGGGACCTTTAAAGACAGGGTGTTACTTGAAGGTGTGCCGCACCAGCTTATTGAAGCCATGATCATTGCCGCCTATACCATAGGGGCGGAAAAAGCCTATATTTTTCTGCGCGGTGAATATCACCTGGCGGCCCGCCGCTTGCAGCAGGCGATAGACGAAGCCTATCGCAACAACTGGCTCGGTGAAAAAATCCAGGGCACGGATGTGCATTTAGACCTCTACCTGCACAGCAGCGCCGGGCGTTATATCTGCGGTGAAGAAACCGCGCTGATCAATGCCCTCGAAGGCAAGCGCGCCAATCCCAGGGCCAAGCCGCCGTTTCCACAATTTAGCGGTTTATTCGGTAAACCCACGGTGGTTAATAATGTCGAGACCTTGAGCAACTTGCCCCATATCCTCAAACACGGCGCCGACTGGTTTAAGGGCCTGTCTCCCGACAGCGATGCCGGTACGAAAATTTATGCCGCCTGCGGCCGGGTGAAAACCCCGGGCACCTGGGAGTTGCCTATGGGAGCGACGATACGTGAACTGTTATATGACCACGGCGGCGGTATGCTCGACGGCCTGAAACTTAAAGGCCTGCTGCCCGGCGGTGCTTCCACCGATTTTCTTTTGCCGGAGCACCTGGATACGCCGATGGATTTTAATTCCATTGCCAAGGCGGGCAGCCGCTTAGGCACAGGCGGGCTGATCGTACTGGATGATCATAATTGCCCCGTGTCTATGGTGCTTAACCTGCTGCAATTTTTTGCCCAGGAGTCCTGCGGCTGGTGTACCCCGTGCCGCGACGGCACCCCCTGGGCGGTGGAAGTATTAAGCCGCATAGAGCAGGGGCAGGGCAACAAGGAAGATCTCGATACCCTGGCAAAACTCTGTGATTTTATGTGGCTGGGGAAAACCCATTGCGCCCTGGCCCCGGGAGCGGTTGAACCGCTAAAAAGTGCTTTGAAATATTTTCATGATGATTTTGAGCAGCATATCGACCAGGGCTGCTGTCCTTATCACGGAGGACACTAA